From the Esox lucius isolate fEsoLuc1 chromosome 21, fEsoLuc1.pri, whole genome shotgun sequence genome, one window contains:
- the hus1 gene encoding checkpoint protein HUS1 isoform X1 — protein MKFRAKIIDVGCLNHFTRVVNTISKLTKTCILRLTPGNLYFVLSGKIASGGVSMWCELSQANFFDEYQLEGVAPEANEICLEVTPENLSRALRTAQNAKCVKIKLTKKHCPCLTFAAELPTLSSVSRVVTHDIPVDVIPRRLWHDFKEPSVPDFDVSIYLPPLKTMKNVVDRMKNLSNFLVIEANLNGEMNLKIETDLVSVTTHFKDLGNPPWGDDGSQGRSHSRDPELMAQTRVDIRKLQQFLMGQQVNPSKAMCNIVHKRIIHLILLHEDVSLQYFIPAVA, from the exons ATGAAGTTCCGAGCAAAGATTATTGATGTTGGTTGCCTTAATCATTTCACGC GTGTGGTGAATACCATCTCTAAACTAACGAAGACATGTATCCTGCGTTTAACCCCAGGCAACCTATATTTTGTACTATCAGGTAAAATAGCCAGCGGTGGAGTCAGCATGTGGTGTGAATTATCTCAG GCCAACTTCTTTGACGAGTATCAGCTAGAAGGTGTGGCCCCTGAAGCTAATGAGATTTGCCTAGAGGTGACCCCTGAAAACTTGTCCAGGGCTTTGAGAACTGCTCAGAATGCCAAGTGTGTGAAGATCAAGCTGACCAAGAAGCACTGTCCTTGTCTGACCTTTGCTGCAGAACTG CCAACACTTTCCAGCGTCAGTCGAGTTGTCACCCATGACATCCCAGTGGACGTAATACCCAGAAGGCTTTGGCATGACTTCAAAGAGCCCAGCGTGCCAGACTTTGAT GTGAGCATATATTTGCCCCCCCTGAAGacaatgaaaaatgttgtgGATCGAATGAAGAACCTCTCTAACTTTTTG GTGATCGAGGCCAACCTGAACGGAGAGATGAACTTGAAGATTGAAACCGATTTAGTGTCTGTAACCACCCACTTCAAGGACCTTGGAAACCCTCCCTGGG GTGATGATGGTTCCCAGGGCCGTAGTCACAGCAGAGACCCCGAACTCATGGCTCAAACCCGGGTAGATATCCGTAAGCTGCAGCAGTTCCTCATGGGCCAGCAGGTCAACCCCAGCAAGGCCATGTGCA ATATTGTTCACAAAAGGATCATTCATTTGATTCTGCTTCATGAAGATGTGTCCCTGCAGTACTTCATCCCAGCGGTGGCGTAA
- the hus1 gene encoding checkpoint protein HUS1 isoform X2, giving the protein MKFRAKIIDVGCLNHFTRKIASGGVSMWCELSQANFFDEYQLEGVAPEANEICLEVTPENLSRALRTAQNAKCVKIKLTKKHCPCLTFAAELPTLSSVSRVVTHDIPVDVIPRRLWHDFKEPSVPDFDVSIYLPPLKTMKNVVDRMKNLSNFLVIEANLNGEMNLKIETDLVSVTTHFKDLGNPPWGDDGSQGRSHSRDPELMAQTRVDIRKLQQFLMGQQVNPSKAMCNIVHKRIIHLILLHEDVSLQYFIPAVA; this is encoded by the exons ATGAAGTTCCGAGCAAAGATTATTGATGTTGGTTGCCTTAATCATTTCACGC GTAAAATAGCCAGCGGTGGAGTCAGCATGTGGTGTGAATTATCTCAG GCCAACTTCTTTGACGAGTATCAGCTAGAAGGTGTGGCCCCTGAAGCTAATGAGATTTGCCTAGAGGTGACCCCTGAAAACTTGTCCAGGGCTTTGAGAACTGCTCAGAATGCCAAGTGTGTGAAGATCAAGCTGACCAAGAAGCACTGTCCTTGTCTGACCTTTGCTGCAGAACTG CCAACACTTTCCAGCGTCAGTCGAGTTGTCACCCATGACATCCCAGTGGACGTAATACCCAGAAGGCTTTGGCATGACTTCAAAGAGCCCAGCGTGCCAGACTTTGAT GTGAGCATATATTTGCCCCCCCTGAAGacaatgaaaaatgttgtgGATCGAATGAAGAACCTCTCTAACTTTTTG GTGATCGAGGCCAACCTGAACGGAGAGATGAACTTGAAGATTGAAACCGATTTAGTGTCTGTAACCACCCACTTCAAGGACCTTGGAAACCCTCCCTGGG GTGATGATGGTTCCCAGGGCCGTAGTCACAGCAGAGACCCCGAACTCATGGCTCAAACCCGGGTAGATATCCGTAAGCTGCAGCAGTTCCTCATGGGCCAGCAGGTCAACCCCAGCAAGGCCATGTGCA ATATTGTTCACAAAAGGATCATTCATTTGATTCTGCTTCATGAAGATGTGTCCCTGCAGTACTTCATCCCAGCGGTGGCGTAA
- the hus1 gene encoding checkpoint protein HUS1 isoform X3 has protein sequence MWCELSQANFFDEYQLEGVAPEANEICLEVTPENLSRALRTAQNAKCVKIKLTKKHCPCLTFAAELPTLSSVSRVVTHDIPVDVIPRRLWHDFKEPSVPDFDVSIYLPPLKTMKNVVDRMKNLSNFLVIEANLNGEMNLKIETDLVSVTTHFKDLGNPPWGDDGSQGRSHSRDPELMAQTRVDIRKLQQFLMGQQVNPSKAMCNIVHKRIIHLILLHEDVSLQYFIPAVA, from the exons ATGTGGTGTGAATTATCTCAG GCCAACTTCTTTGACGAGTATCAGCTAGAAGGTGTGGCCCCTGAAGCTAATGAGATTTGCCTAGAGGTGACCCCTGAAAACTTGTCCAGGGCTTTGAGAACTGCTCAGAATGCCAAGTGTGTGAAGATCAAGCTGACCAAGAAGCACTGTCCTTGTCTGACCTTTGCTGCAGAACTG CCAACACTTTCCAGCGTCAGTCGAGTTGTCACCCATGACATCCCAGTGGACGTAATACCCAGAAGGCTTTGGCATGACTTCAAAGAGCCCAGCGTGCCAGACTTTGAT GTGAGCATATATTTGCCCCCCCTGAAGacaatgaaaaatgttgtgGATCGAATGAAGAACCTCTCTAACTTTTTG GTGATCGAGGCCAACCTGAACGGAGAGATGAACTTGAAGATTGAAACCGATTTAGTGTCTGTAACCACCCACTTCAAGGACCTTGGAAACCCTCCCTGGG GTGATGATGGTTCCCAGGGCCGTAGTCACAGCAGAGACCCCGAACTCATGGCTCAAACCCGGGTAGATATCCGTAAGCTGCAGCAGTTCCTCATGGGCCAGCAGGTCAACCCCAGCAAGGCCATGTGCA ATATTGTTCACAAAAGGATCATTCATTTGATTCTGCTTCATGAAGATGTGTCCCTGCAGTACTTCATCCCAGCGGTGGCGTAA